A window from Neodiprion fabricii isolate iyNeoFabr1 chromosome 2, iyNeoFabr1.1, whole genome shotgun sequence encodes these proteins:
- the LOC124174827 gene encoding uncharacterized protein LOC124174827 isoform X1: MSPRFIIELLVTMQRGKSSVNLDASWERAVRANIVNRIHKMTWLKQTSSMQKQNTRRLANDQRVISLKKTDEDYFCGTRKEKKKRKRKEETEQSMEGSKLQQNFLEKKRTEIIKIPSNSAADVFVDESVWSSDTNVANKLFANVQSVRIDTLTEEEMLSQALAESIATAQLEQFKRLSPKKENRWDALYGDHDDDDAGWDNVQRNMPSPIEKAINNISCQRKSFNNNNNKNKNNNTCPKSGILRNCKVNSCTNRSENLDFCFKKRSSMPDEEIKEIRSPRVVAFNESIDVKIASSDSGEDCERSEYHPKKSVATFRINDSEPPNIDKYGRLDRYSERRLFMGKGARMKEQQYIQNTCSLGVGNVRSRDSVPNNTSSAKVMQTDNVGKSKSGEENIIDVRSVGTSDQTLKKPLFVKDTKSSIVEESNHSILESASNNSSADRLSDQSSCAIDSSTESINNCSAPPKSGAETSKRTESKIYGLKEVNGTDKICDRNFNAINKVSKSTEPENIHRVQFISSSTQTSVSEVSENGTESNVPRKKSTYMQDLQEERKDQKLESKICYSADNVTESTLQGNKSDSEANYGVWVMMRENPCMANIPATSLQYTDSVFVIENQKSPSPVPSQNSHPRCITGMESNLDRQNSLALNINFDDTQNQDLLALYNQFALHENGLIHQLTNYNAYPLPDHSNVEKEMQCQQGDCAHSVNPSGTQYLPYQNVCPMINSPYGPFDYVQDDKNVFSSTPIDNESLFMNNKILPPFDPQIYQEKIRSEKSTHRWIKNDKLPPGFAKHRAIRKNDDENNQLIINSLAVNMSENNREEVQKPKSIRPRNENYCAENLPSQYTQNNPDYYDTRAHSFSPCAKQQTHKLPTRFQNQGAAKRPTSLPIPHPILGASLHRQEPQGKISDVDIELERLKLNGYSESCWTDESISIQNLIESMIPSIYKNNYRVQDEQSPISESYHLPGFNNVINGHHKVNMTNPNHLPVNLDPSIQIMQDASPGSSDVDFPQFQSNTINSGNTTPLTSMLPPNMNANTCHNIQNLQQSNVASPTNAHRTVEMMQCQDSQEIQRPLSNHFVHAIGRGRGRFTKRESQ; encoded by the exons cgaaaagAAACGAACAGAGATTATAAAAATACCTTCAAACTCTGCTGCTGATGTGTTCGTTGACGAAAGTGTTTGGTCATCAGACACTAATGTTGCCAACAAGTTATTTGCAAACGTTCAATCTGTAAGGATTGACACATTGACAGAAGAAGAAATGCTGAGCCAAGCTCTGGCCGAAAGTATCGCTACTGCGCAATTAGAGCAATTTAAAAGATTGTCaccgaaaaaagaaaatcgatgGGACGCTCTTTACGGAGaccacgacgacgacgatgccGGCTG GGACAACGTGCAAAGAAATATGCCATCCCCGATTGAAAAGGCAATAAATAACATATCGTGtcaaagaaaaagttttaataacaataataacaaaaataagaacaaCAATACTTGTCCAAAGTCCGGTATACTGCGAAATTGCAAAGTAAACAGTTGCACCAACAGATCAGAGAATTTGGACttctgtttcaaaaaaagaagcagTATGCCCGACGAGGAGATTAAAGAAATTCGATCTCCAAGAGTAGTTGCATTCAATGAATCGATTGATGTAAAAATTGCCTCAAGCGATTCAGGCGAAGACTGTGAAAGATCTGAATACCATCCAAAAAAATCGGTCGCAACTTTTCGTATCAATGACAGTGAACCAccaaatattgataaatatgGAAGACTTGACAGGTATTCTGAGCGTCGACTTTTTATGGGAAAAGGTGCTAGAATGAAGGAACAACAGTATATACAAAATACATGTAGCCTAGGTGTGGGAAACGTAAGGTCTCGAGATTCAGTACCGAATAATACGTCATCAGCAAAAGTTATGCAAACTGACAACGTTGGAAAATCCAAATCTGGTGAAGAAAATATCATTGATGTGAGAAGTGTAGGAACATCTGACCAAACACTTAAAAAACCATTATTCGTGAAAGATACAAAGTCTAGCATTGTTGAAGAATCGAATCATTCGATCCTAGAGTCAGCTAGCAATAATTCATCAGCAGACCGGCTCTCGGATCAAAGTTCGTGTGCTATTGATAGTTCCACAGAATCCATTAACAACTGTTCAGCCCCTCCAAAGTCAGGGGCAGAAACGTCCAAGAGAACGGAAAGTAAAATATACGGCTTAAAAGAGGTAAATGGTACTGACAAAATTTGCGACAGAAATTTTAACGCTATAAATAAAGTATCGAAAAGCACAGAGCCGGAAAATATTCACCGAGTTCAATTCATATCATCGAGTACTCAGACAAGTGTTTCTGAAGTGTCGGAAAATGGAACCGAATCAAACGTTCCAAGGAAAAAGTCAACCTACATGCAAGATCTGCAAGAAGAACGTAAAGATCAGAAGTTAGAGTCCAAAATTTGTTATTCAGCTGACAATGTGACTGAGTCAACACTTCAAGGGAATAAATCTGATTCCGAAGCTAATTACGGGGTATGGGTTATGATGAGGGAAAATCCTTGCATGGCAAATATTCCTGCAACAAGTTTGCAATACACAGATTCAGTTTTTGTCATTGAAAACCAAAAATCACCGAGTCCGGTGCCTTCTCAAAATTCACACCCACGATGCATAACAGGTATGGAAAGTAATCTTGACCGTCAAAACTCGCTCGCTCTGAACATAAATTTCGACGATACGCAAAACCAGGATTTGTTAGCTCTGTATAATCAGTTTGCACTTCATGAGAATGGTCTTATACATCAATTAACGAATTACAACGCTTACCCTTTACCTGATCATTCAAATGTGGAAAAGGAAATGCAATGCCAGCAAGGAGATTGTGCTCATTCAGTGAATCCAAGTGGTACGCAATATTTACCTTACCAAAATGTTTGCCCCATGATAAACTCTCCCTATGGTCCATTCGATTACGTGCAAGATGACAAAAATGTGTTTTCAAGTACGCCTATTGACAATGAGTCACTGTTcatgaataacaaaatattaCCGCCTTTTGACCCACAAATCTACCAAGAAAAAATTCGATCTGAAAAAAGTACACATCGTTGGATTAAAAATGACAAACTTCCACCAGGCTTTGCGAAGCATAGAGCTATCagaaaaaatgatgatgaaaacaatcaattgattataAACTCGTTGGCAGTAAATATGAGCGAAAATAATAGAGAAGAGGTTCAAAAACCAAAATCTATTAGACCacgtaatgaaaattattgtgcaGAAAATCTGCCGAGTCAGTATACTCAAAACAATCCTGATTATTATGATACACGAGCGCATAGTTTTAGCCCCTGTGCAAAGCAACAAACTCATAAATTGCCGACCAGATTTCAAAATCAAGGAGCAGCAAAGCGCCCAACAAGCCTACCAATACCTCATCCAATTTTAGGAGCATCTTTGCACCGTCAAGAACCGCAGGGTAAGATAAGTGACGTTGACATTGAACTTGAAAGATTAAAACTCAATGGATATTCAGAATCATGCTGGACTGATGAATCGATAAGCATACAAAATCTGATCGAAAGTATGATTCCATccatttataaaaataattatcgtgTCCAAGATGAACAAAGCCCAATATCAGAATCATACCACCTTCCGGGTTTCAACAATGTTATCAACGGGCACCACAAGGTTAACATGACGAACCCTAACCACCTGCCAGTAAATTTGGACCCAAGTATCCAGATAATGCAAGATGCAAGTCCTGGTTCTTCTGACGTTGATTTTCCTCAGTTTCAATCTAACACGATAAACTCGGGTAACACAACACCTTTGACTTCCATGTTACCGCCTAATATGAACGCCAATACATGTCATAACATACAAAACTTGCAGCAAAGCAATGTCGCGTCACCAACTAATGCTCATCGTACTGTTGAAATGATGCAATGTCAAGACTCGCAAGAAATTCAGAGACCATTGTCAAATCATTTCGTGCACGCCATAGGCAGGGGTCGTGGAAGATTCACAAAGAGAGAGTCACAGTAG
- the LOC124174827 gene encoding uncharacterized protein LOC124174827 isoform X3 — MSPRFIIELLVTMQRGKSSVNLDASWERAVRANIVNRIHKMTWLKQTSSMQKQNTRRLANDQRVISLKKTDEDYFCGTRKEKKKRKRKEETEQSMEGSKLQQNFLEKKRTEIIKIPSNSAADVFVDESVWSSDTNVANKLFANVQSVRIDTLTEEEMLSQALAESIATAQLEQFKRLSPKKENRWDALYGDHDDDDAGWDNVQRNMPSPIEKAINNISCQRKSFNNNNNKNKNNNTCPKSGILRNCKVNSCTNRSENLDFCFKKRSSMPDEEIKEIRSPRVVAFNESIDVKIASSDSGEDCERSEYHPKKSVATFRINDSEPPNIDKYGRLDRYSERRLFMGKGARMKEQQYIQNTCSLGVGNVRSRDSVPNNTSSAKVMQTDNVGKSKSGEENIIDVRSVGTSDQTLKKPLFVKDTKSSIVEESNHSILESASNNSSADRLSDQSSCAIDSSTESINNCSAPPKSGAETSKRTESKIYGLKEVNGTDKICDRNFNAINKVSKSTEPENIHRVQFISSSTQTSVSEVSENGTESNVPRKKSTYMQDLQEERKDQKLESKICYSADNVTESTLQGNKSDSEANYGVWVMMRENPCMANIPATSLQYTDSVFVIENQKSPSPVPSQNSHPRCITGMESNLDRQNSLALNINFDDTQNQDLLALYNQFALHENGLIHQLTNYNAYPLPDHSNVEKEMQCQQGDCAHSVNPSGTQYLPYQNVCPMINSPYGPFDYVQDDKNVFSSTPIDNESLFMNNKILPPFDPQIYQEKIRSEKSTHRWIKNDKLPPGFAKHRAIRKNDDENNQLIINSLAVNMSENNREEVQKPKSIRPRNENYCAENLPSQYTQNNPDYYDTRAHSFSPCAKQQTHKLPTRFQNQGAAKRPTSLPIPHPILGASLHRQEPQDEQSPISESYHLPGFNNVINGHHKVNMTNPNHLPVNLDPSIQIMQDASPGSSDVDFPQFQSNTINSGNTTPLTSMLPPNMNANTCHNIQNLQQSNVASPTNAHRTVEMMQCQDSQEIQRPLSNHFVHAIGRGRGRFTKRESQ; from the exons cgaaaagAAACGAACAGAGATTATAAAAATACCTTCAAACTCTGCTGCTGATGTGTTCGTTGACGAAAGTGTTTGGTCATCAGACACTAATGTTGCCAACAAGTTATTTGCAAACGTTCAATCTGTAAGGATTGACACATTGACAGAAGAAGAAATGCTGAGCCAAGCTCTGGCCGAAAGTATCGCTACTGCGCAATTAGAGCAATTTAAAAGATTGTCaccgaaaaaagaaaatcgatgGGACGCTCTTTACGGAGaccacgacgacgacgatgccGGCTG GGACAACGTGCAAAGAAATATGCCATCCCCGATTGAAAAGGCAATAAATAACATATCGTGtcaaagaaaaagttttaataacaataataacaaaaataagaacaaCAATACTTGTCCAAAGTCCGGTATACTGCGAAATTGCAAAGTAAACAGTTGCACCAACAGATCAGAGAATTTGGACttctgtttcaaaaaaagaagcagTATGCCCGACGAGGAGATTAAAGAAATTCGATCTCCAAGAGTAGTTGCATTCAATGAATCGATTGATGTAAAAATTGCCTCAAGCGATTCAGGCGAAGACTGTGAAAGATCTGAATACCATCCAAAAAAATCGGTCGCAACTTTTCGTATCAATGACAGTGAACCAccaaatattgataaatatgGAAGACTTGACAGGTATTCTGAGCGTCGACTTTTTATGGGAAAAGGTGCTAGAATGAAGGAACAACAGTATATACAAAATACATGTAGCCTAGGTGTGGGAAACGTAAGGTCTCGAGATTCAGTACCGAATAATACGTCATCAGCAAAAGTTATGCAAACTGACAACGTTGGAAAATCCAAATCTGGTGAAGAAAATATCATTGATGTGAGAAGTGTAGGAACATCTGACCAAACACTTAAAAAACCATTATTCGTGAAAGATACAAAGTCTAGCATTGTTGAAGAATCGAATCATTCGATCCTAGAGTCAGCTAGCAATAATTCATCAGCAGACCGGCTCTCGGATCAAAGTTCGTGTGCTATTGATAGTTCCACAGAATCCATTAACAACTGTTCAGCCCCTCCAAAGTCAGGGGCAGAAACGTCCAAGAGAACGGAAAGTAAAATATACGGCTTAAAAGAGGTAAATGGTACTGACAAAATTTGCGACAGAAATTTTAACGCTATAAATAAAGTATCGAAAAGCACAGAGCCGGAAAATATTCACCGAGTTCAATTCATATCATCGAGTACTCAGACAAGTGTTTCTGAAGTGTCGGAAAATGGAACCGAATCAAACGTTCCAAGGAAAAAGTCAACCTACATGCAAGATCTGCAAGAAGAACGTAAAGATCAGAAGTTAGAGTCCAAAATTTGTTATTCAGCTGACAATGTGACTGAGTCAACACTTCAAGGGAATAAATCTGATTCCGAAGCTAATTACGGGGTATGGGTTATGATGAGGGAAAATCCTTGCATGGCAAATATTCCTGCAACAAGTTTGCAATACACAGATTCAGTTTTTGTCATTGAAAACCAAAAATCACCGAGTCCGGTGCCTTCTCAAAATTCACACCCACGATGCATAACAGGTATGGAAAGTAATCTTGACCGTCAAAACTCGCTCGCTCTGAACATAAATTTCGACGATACGCAAAACCAGGATTTGTTAGCTCTGTATAATCAGTTTGCACTTCATGAGAATGGTCTTATACATCAATTAACGAATTACAACGCTTACCCTTTACCTGATCATTCAAATGTGGAAAAGGAAATGCAATGCCAGCAAGGAGATTGTGCTCATTCAGTGAATCCAAGTGGTACGCAATATTTACCTTACCAAAATGTTTGCCCCATGATAAACTCTCCCTATGGTCCATTCGATTACGTGCAAGATGACAAAAATGTGTTTTCAAGTACGCCTATTGACAATGAGTCACTGTTcatgaataacaaaatattaCCGCCTTTTGACCCACAAATCTACCAAGAAAAAATTCGATCTGAAAAAAGTACACATCGTTGGATTAAAAATGACAAACTTCCACCAGGCTTTGCGAAGCATAGAGCTATCagaaaaaatgatgatgaaaacaatcaattgattataAACTCGTTGGCAGTAAATATGAGCGAAAATAATAGAGAAGAGGTTCAAAAACCAAAATCTATTAGACCacgtaatgaaaattattgtgcaGAAAATCTGCCGAGTCAGTATACTCAAAACAATCCTGATTATTATGATACACGAGCGCATAGTTTTAGCCCCTGTGCAAAGCAACAAACTCATAAATTGCCGACCAGATTTCAAAATCAAGGAGCAGCAAAGCGCCCAACAAGCCTACCAATACCTCATCCAATTTTAGGAGCATCTTTGCACCGTCAAGAACCGCAGG ATGAACAAAGCCCAATATCAGAATCATACCACCTTCCGGGTTTCAACAATGTTATCAACGGGCACCACAAGGTTAACATGACGAACCCTAACCACCTGCCAGTAAATTTGGACCCAAGTATCCAGATAATGCAAGATGCAAGTCCTGGTTCTTCTGACGTTGATTTTCCTCAGTTTCAATCTAACACGATAAACTCGGGTAACACAACACCTTTGACTTCCATGTTACCGCCTAATATGAACGCCAATACATGTCATAACATACAAAACTTGCAGCAAAGCAATGTCGCGTCACCAACTAATGCTCATCGTACTGTTGAAATGATGCAATGTCAAGACTCGCAAGAAATTCAGAGACCATTGTCAAATCATTTCGTGCACGCCATAGGCAGGGGTCGTGGAAGATTCACAAAGAGAGAGTCACAGTAG
- the LOC124174827 gene encoding uncharacterized protein LOC124174827 isoform X2 produces MTWLKQTSSMQKQNTRRLANDQRVISLKKTDEDYFCGTRKEKKKRKRKEETEQSMEGSKLQQNFLEKKRTEIIKIPSNSAADVFVDESVWSSDTNVANKLFANVQSVRIDTLTEEEMLSQALAESIATAQLEQFKRLSPKKENRWDALYGDHDDDDAGWDNVQRNMPSPIEKAINNISCQRKSFNNNNNKNKNNNTCPKSGILRNCKVNSCTNRSENLDFCFKKRSSMPDEEIKEIRSPRVVAFNESIDVKIASSDSGEDCERSEYHPKKSVATFRINDSEPPNIDKYGRLDRYSERRLFMGKGARMKEQQYIQNTCSLGVGNVRSRDSVPNNTSSAKVMQTDNVGKSKSGEENIIDVRSVGTSDQTLKKPLFVKDTKSSIVEESNHSILESASNNSSADRLSDQSSCAIDSSTESINNCSAPPKSGAETSKRTESKIYGLKEVNGTDKICDRNFNAINKVSKSTEPENIHRVQFISSSTQTSVSEVSENGTESNVPRKKSTYMQDLQEERKDQKLESKICYSADNVTESTLQGNKSDSEANYGVWVMMRENPCMANIPATSLQYTDSVFVIENQKSPSPVPSQNSHPRCITGMESNLDRQNSLALNINFDDTQNQDLLALYNQFALHENGLIHQLTNYNAYPLPDHSNVEKEMQCQQGDCAHSVNPSGTQYLPYQNVCPMINSPYGPFDYVQDDKNVFSSTPIDNESLFMNNKILPPFDPQIYQEKIRSEKSTHRWIKNDKLPPGFAKHRAIRKNDDENNQLIINSLAVNMSENNREEVQKPKSIRPRNENYCAENLPSQYTQNNPDYYDTRAHSFSPCAKQQTHKLPTRFQNQGAAKRPTSLPIPHPILGASLHRQEPQGKISDVDIELERLKLNGYSESCWTDESISIQNLIESMIPSIYKNNYRVQDEQSPISESYHLPGFNNVINGHHKVNMTNPNHLPVNLDPSIQIMQDASPGSSDVDFPQFQSNTINSGNTTPLTSMLPPNMNANTCHNIQNLQQSNVASPTNAHRTVEMMQCQDSQEIQRPLSNHFVHAIGRGRGRFTKRESQ; encoded by the exons cgaaaagAAACGAACAGAGATTATAAAAATACCTTCAAACTCTGCTGCTGATGTGTTCGTTGACGAAAGTGTTTGGTCATCAGACACTAATGTTGCCAACAAGTTATTTGCAAACGTTCAATCTGTAAGGATTGACACATTGACAGAAGAAGAAATGCTGAGCCAAGCTCTGGCCGAAAGTATCGCTACTGCGCAATTAGAGCAATTTAAAAGATTGTCaccgaaaaaagaaaatcgatgGGACGCTCTTTACGGAGaccacgacgacgacgatgccGGCTG GGACAACGTGCAAAGAAATATGCCATCCCCGATTGAAAAGGCAATAAATAACATATCGTGtcaaagaaaaagttttaataacaataataacaaaaataagaacaaCAATACTTGTCCAAAGTCCGGTATACTGCGAAATTGCAAAGTAAACAGTTGCACCAACAGATCAGAGAATTTGGACttctgtttcaaaaaaagaagcagTATGCCCGACGAGGAGATTAAAGAAATTCGATCTCCAAGAGTAGTTGCATTCAATGAATCGATTGATGTAAAAATTGCCTCAAGCGATTCAGGCGAAGACTGTGAAAGATCTGAATACCATCCAAAAAAATCGGTCGCAACTTTTCGTATCAATGACAGTGAACCAccaaatattgataaatatgGAAGACTTGACAGGTATTCTGAGCGTCGACTTTTTATGGGAAAAGGTGCTAGAATGAAGGAACAACAGTATATACAAAATACATGTAGCCTAGGTGTGGGAAACGTAAGGTCTCGAGATTCAGTACCGAATAATACGTCATCAGCAAAAGTTATGCAAACTGACAACGTTGGAAAATCCAAATCTGGTGAAGAAAATATCATTGATGTGAGAAGTGTAGGAACATCTGACCAAACACTTAAAAAACCATTATTCGTGAAAGATACAAAGTCTAGCATTGTTGAAGAATCGAATCATTCGATCCTAGAGTCAGCTAGCAATAATTCATCAGCAGACCGGCTCTCGGATCAAAGTTCGTGTGCTATTGATAGTTCCACAGAATCCATTAACAACTGTTCAGCCCCTCCAAAGTCAGGGGCAGAAACGTCCAAGAGAACGGAAAGTAAAATATACGGCTTAAAAGAGGTAAATGGTACTGACAAAATTTGCGACAGAAATTTTAACGCTATAAATAAAGTATCGAAAAGCACAGAGCCGGAAAATATTCACCGAGTTCAATTCATATCATCGAGTACTCAGACAAGTGTTTCTGAAGTGTCGGAAAATGGAACCGAATCAAACGTTCCAAGGAAAAAGTCAACCTACATGCAAGATCTGCAAGAAGAACGTAAAGATCAGAAGTTAGAGTCCAAAATTTGTTATTCAGCTGACAATGTGACTGAGTCAACACTTCAAGGGAATAAATCTGATTCCGAAGCTAATTACGGGGTATGGGTTATGATGAGGGAAAATCCTTGCATGGCAAATATTCCTGCAACAAGTTTGCAATACACAGATTCAGTTTTTGTCATTGAAAACCAAAAATCACCGAGTCCGGTGCCTTCTCAAAATTCACACCCACGATGCATAACAGGTATGGAAAGTAATCTTGACCGTCAAAACTCGCTCGCTCTGAACATAAATTTCGACGATACGCAAAACCAGGATTTGTTAGCTCTGTATAATCAGTTTGCACTTCATGAGAATGGTCTTATACATCAATTAACGAATTACAACGCTTACCCTTTACCTGATCATTCAAATGTGGAAAAGGAAATGCAATGCCAGCAAGGAGATTGTGCTCATTCAGTGAATCCAAGTGGTACGCAATATTTACCTTACCAAAATGTTTGCCCCATGATAAACTCTCCCTATGGTCCATTCGATTACGTGCAAGATGACAAAAATGTGTTTTCAAGTACGCCTATTGACAATGAGTCACTGTTcatgaataacaaaatattaCCGCCTTTTGACCCACAAATCTACCAAGAAAAAATTCGATCTGAAAAAAGTACACATCGTTGGATTAAAAATGACAAACTTCCACCAGGCTTTGCGAAGCATAGAGCTATCagaaaaaatgatgatgaaaacaatcaattgattataAACTCGTTGGCAGTAAATATGAGCGAAAATAATAGAGAAGAGGTTCAAAAACCAAAATCTATTAGACCacgtaatgaaaattattgtgcaGAAAATCTGCCGAGTCAGTATACTCAAAACAATCCTGATTATTATGATACACGAGCGCATAGTTTTAGCCCCTGTGCAAAGCAACAAACTCATAAATTGCCGACCAGATTTCAAAATCAAGGAGCAGCAAAGCGCCCAACAAGCCTACCAATACCTCATCCAATTTTAGGAGCATCTTTGCACCGTCAAGAACCGCAGGGTAAGATAAGTGACGTTGACATTGAACTTGAAAGATTAAAACTCAATGGATATTCAGAATCATGCTGGACTGATGAATCGATAAGCATACAAAATCTGATCGAAAGTATGATTCCATccatttataaaaataattatcgtgTCCAAGATGAACAAAGCCCAATATCAGAATCATACCACCTTCCGGGTTTCAACAATGTTATCAACGGGCACCACAAGGTTAACATGACGAACCCTAACCACCTGCCAGTAAATTTGGACCCAAGTATCCAGATAATGCAAGATGCAAGTCCTGGTTCTTCTGACGTTGATTTTCCTCAGTTTCAATCTAACACGATAAACTCGGGTAACACAACACCTTTGACTTCCATGTTACCGCCTAATATGAACGCCAATACATGTCATAACATACAAAACTTGCAGCAAAGCAATGTCGCGTCACCAACTAATGCTCATCGTACTGTTGAAATGATGCAATGTCAAGACTCGCAAGAAATTCAGAGACCATTGTCAAATCATTTCGTGCACGCCATAGGCAGGGGTCGTGGAAGATTCACAAAGAGAGAGTCACAGTAG